In Anopheles gambiae chromosome 2, idAnoGambNW_F1_1, whole genome shotgun sequence, a single window of DNA contains:
- the LOC1276193 gene encoding uncharacterized protein DDB_G0283357 isoform X12 encodes MDIGMDRSGTDAGMATIGSLFQHIVNEMKNSSPLWEDFIAKATKLHACLRAAIQALAAYLDAFQKIADAATNSRGATKEIGTALTRVCLRHKAVESRMKTFTTAIMDCLVVPLQEKLEDWKKQVTVIDKDHAKEYKRCRAELKKRSSDTLRLQKKAKKGAADNLHVLVESSMQDVTMRRCELEEVERKSLRAIMVEERTRYCTFVNMLQPVVHEECEVMSELGHLQEAMQLIAIVTKDPAQLPQASEELILESKANISLYPDSPGGSNSQGGCSNSLGSRKSSVCSISSINSSSSGSPGHHQFQRSLSQYSPAIRLKPGESSDSGFCSSPALTSQASTLASQSHAVSTWPPHTQDATSTVDRPHTISSAYEKGHQRPALTVYTFQSPETIAETQKSPANVACRPPLPVRCSSLERPLSTTSVKNANPNVPRQCPSPIPAHITKEHPQLQPTYVNMTELASMAASKTTNNSNNVNNNNNNNHHTSTSGNNGGASTNNVQQAASLQSHSQIPYQQQQQQQQQLHSPVLSSASSLISPDSNATNAISSPDVSACSTQTPQNTPQTGSPGTPNYSSIGCAGGGTINLGFRSTTPSSAGGGTAAVTPSEILEKTSLFEQQINNNQLHQPTVPPPQQQQLSVPTSPATLSTRHNDPNALYGRRTNEEIYKSAGQLQLDRDADCIDKQTIEELNNLIGELDLFQREHENALLLQQQQQQQQQHHPHHPPQKHARHRYSNGGSGSGDPASESDTILANGVNNNHGGGMLASGHRNGSLHDAEDGLQLLEQPTTTLGGGGRLPSSISSSNSNLDEYLSNHQAADETNGSMTNLAAKYSNHNAQSADTTDYASTGGHYHRTSAYGQQQHQHQNHSIGLGLGSSAGGSTQGLDGIATGFENPSFMMENYYSQNRSEVVVLRCKDTSRNSLNNAPDDLLTGSGLMQLNGTPVDNSHQQQQQRLSSFRVTTSRPASPASMSSFFGISSRSPTPSLSLPVTANSSPQHHHHHGHNNHHHQAAAEANDPAVAPNSSNHAPSSAGPAPPYDDRINRNKPAITPRPASLSGPTRVTRRASVNTVKPPPPVRRSSSVTPSPSVGTNSTNTTTTTNLAQQSLAYTSSESLPPPPAYLLDSAAGSSPSISGNVAGTVKALNEIRHTPASPGVLRRAQQQSNPPSNQGSPTQYTNQYGTLPANRQHGHDHIPSTTSSLPPTAPTAAAVTAPQSHYPPSQHHHHHHPSTPNSFHATDSNKPLSNRSPKTNLHQQGGIYAQPKQLSTMSSFRTSSPGPQKPNSSFLAQLNAKIAPNKTPQSQSPVPYQQSQQQQQQQANNYGYTTAQSGNELIYQRSTPVDPRAYNNNQQHLQQQQQQQQQQQYYQQHQQQQQPPPHPPREDHHSRNSSAKNNNGAAGGSGGSASGPTHNVLAKTSAGFLENLNARLAEQRLSGKAFAVRNLINSKALPDPRICHESLMDQIKRGATLKRNRTINDRSAPKIH; translated from the exons aacTCAAGCCCCCTGTGGGAGGACTTCATTGCCAAAGCAACAAAGCTGCATGCATGTCTAAG gGCTGCAATCCAAGCGTTGGCGGCCTACTTGGATGCATTCCAAAAAATCGCTGATGCCGCGACCAACTCTAGAG GAGCCACCAAAGAAATTGGAACGGCACTAACGCGCGTCTGCCTGCGGCACAAGGCGGTCGAGAGCCGCATGAAAACGTTCACCACCGCGATCATGGACTGTCTGGTGGTGCCGCTGCAGGAAAAGCTGGAAGACTGGAAGAAGCAGGTGACGGTGATCGATAAAGACCATGCCAAAGAATACAAGCGGTGCCGGGCGGAGCTGAAGAAGCGCTCGAGCGACACGCTGCGGCTGCAGAAGAAGGCCAAGAAGGGTGCCGCCGACAATCTGCACGTGCTGGTCGAATCCTCCATGCAGGACGTGACGATGCGCCGCTGCGAGCTGGAGGAGGTCGAGCGAAAGTCGCTGCGGGCGATCATGGTCGAGGAGCGGACGCGATACTGCACCTTCGTCAACATGCTGCAGCCGGTGGTGCACGAGGAGTGCGAGGTGATGTCGGAGCTCGGTCACTTGCAG GAAGCCATGCAGCTGATAGCGATCGTCACGAAGGATCCCGCCCAGCTGCCGCAAGCATCGGAGGAGCTAATCCTCGAGTCGAAGGCAAACATTAGCCTCTATCCCGACTCGCCCGGTGGCTCCAACTCGCAGGGCGGCTGCTCGAACTCGCTCGGCTCGCGCAAGAGCTCCGTCTGCTCGATCAGCTCGatcaacagtagcagcagtggaTCGCCGGGCCATCATCAGTTCCAGCGATCGTTATCACAG TACTCTCCGGCGATACGTTTGAAACCAGGCGAATCGAGCGATAGCGGCTTTTGCTCTTCACCAGCTTTAACTTCACAG GCCTCCACCTTAGCTAGTCAATCACATGCGGTATCAACGTGGCCACCGCACACACAGGATGCAACGTCAACCGTCGACCGTCCGCACACGATTTCGTCCGCCTACGAGAAGGGCCACCAGCGACCCGCCCTCACGGTGTACACCTTCCAGAGCCCGGAAACGATCGCCGAAACGCAAAAGTCGCCGGCAAACGTTGCCTGCCGACCGCCGCTACCAGTG cgCTGCTCCTCCCTCGAGAGACCACTCTCAACGACTTCCGTGAAGAATGCCAATCCCAACGTGCCGCGTCAGTGTCCGTCTCCGATTCCAGCGCACATTACCAAAG AACACCCACAACTTCAGCCCACCTACGTCAATATGACGGAACTGGCTTCGATGGCTGCTTCTAAAACCactaacaacagcaacaatgttaacaacaacaacaacaacaatcatcaCACATCAACAAGCGGCAACAATGGAGGTGCCAGTACGAATAACGTCCAGCAAGCGGCATCACTGCAGTCCCATTCCCAAATCCcataccagcagcagcagcaacagcaacagcaactgcACTCGCCTGTCCTCTCGTCCGCCTCCTCGCTAATCTCGCCCGATTCGAACGCGACGAACGCAATCAGCTCGCCGGACGTGTCCGCCTGCAGTACCCAGACGCCCCAGAACACGCCGCAGACCGGGTCGCCCGGTACGCCCAACTACAGCAGCATCGGCTGCGCCGGCGGCGGCACAATCAATCTCGGCTTCCGCAGCACGACACCGTCGTCGGCGGGCGGTGGCACCGCGGCCGTCACACCAAGCGAAA TTCTAGAGAAAACGTCGCTGTTCGAGCAGCAGATCAACAACAACCAGCTGCATCAGCCGACGGTAccgccgccgcagcagcagcagctcagcGTGCCGACGTCGCCCGCCACCCTTTCGACGCGCCACAACGACCCGAACGCACTGTACGGACGACGGACGAACGAAGAAATCTACAAATCCGCCGGTCAGCTGCAGCTGGATCGCGATGCAG ACTGCATCGACAAGCAAACGATCGAAGAACTAAACAATCTGATTGGTGAATTAGATCTCTTTCAAAGAGAGCACGAAAATGCTCTGCtacttcagcagcagcagcagcaacagcagcagcaccatccaCACCATCCGCCACAGAAGCACGCCCGCCATCGGTACTCGAACGGCGGATCGGGCTCGGGCGATCCTGCATCCGAGTCCGACACGATCCTAGCGAACGGTGTGAATAACAATCATGGTGGTGGTATGCTAGCGTCCGGCCACCGCAATGGTAGCCTGCACGATGCCGAGGACGGTCTGCAGCTGCTGGAACAGCCAACCACTAccctcggtggtggtggtcggctACCGTCGTCGATCTCCTCCAGCAATAGCAATCTGGACGAGTACCTGAGCAACCATCAAGCGGCCGACGAGACGAACGGTTCGATGACGAACCTGGCGgccaagtacagcaaccacaATGCGCAGTCTGCCGACACGACCGATTATGCCAGCACGGGCGGCCACTACCACCGCACATCAGCgtacgggcagcagcagcatcaacaccAAAACCACTCGATCGGGCTCGGGCTCGGCTCGTCCGCCGGTGGCTCCACGCAGGGGCTCGATGGCATCGCGACCGGGTTCGAGAACCCCTCGTTCATGATGGAAAACTACTACAGCCAGAACCGTAGCGAGGTGGTCGTGTTGCGCTGCAAGGACACGAGCCGCAACAGTCTCAACAATGCGCCGGACGATCTGCTGACCGGGAGCGGACTGATGCAGCTGAACGGTACGCCGGTCGACAAttcgcatcagcagcagcagcaacggttaAGCTCGTTCCGCGTGACCACCTCGCGGCCAGCATCGCCCGCCTCGATGTCATCGTTCTTTGGCATTAGTTCCCGGTCGCCAACGCCGTCCCTGTCGCTGCCCGTGACGGCAAACTCGTCGccacagcatcatcatcatcatggccacaacaaccaccaccatcaggcGGCGGCCGAAGCGAATGACCCGGCGGTGGCGCCCAATTCGTCCAATCACGCACCATCGAGCGCTGGTCCGGCACCACCGTACGACGATCGTATCAATCGCAATAAACCCGCCATCACCCCGAGACCTGCATCGTTatctg GACCGACCCGTGTCACCCGACGTGCGTCCGTCAATACGGTGAAGCCGCCACCGCCGGTCCGGCGCAGCTCAAGCGTAACGCCTAGTCCTAGCGTAGGAACT aattccaccaacaccaccacaaccacaaaTCTTGCCCAGCAAAGCCTAGCTTACACCTCATCAGAAagtttaccaccaccacccgcttATCTGTTAGATTCGGCCGCCGGAAGTTCACCTAGTA TTTCAGGAAATGTGGCGGGCACGGTGAAGGCACTGAATGAAATCAGGCACACCCCGGCCAGTCCGGGCGTGTTGCGAAGGGCTCAGCAGCAGAGTAACCCTCCATCCAATCAAGGATCTCCTACG CAATACACCAACCAGTACGGTACACTGCCCGCCAACAGGCAGCATGGTCATGATCATATTCCAAGCACGACATCATCATTACCCCCGACTGCTCCTACAGCTGCTGCAGTGACTGCGCCCCAATCACACTATCCCCCATCtcaacaccatcatcaccaccaccccagTACACCAAACTCATTCCATGCCACTGATAGTAACAAGCCG CTATCGAACCGATCTCCGAAAACGAATCTCCACCAACAGGGAGGAATATACGCACAACCGAAACAGCTATCGACCATGTCCAGCTTCCGCACCTCAAGTCCTG GTCCCCAGAAGCCAAACAGTAGCTTCCTCGCACAGCTAAACGCCAAGATAGCACCGAACAAAACGCCACAATCGCAGTCACCTGTGCCCTACCAACagtcacagcagcagcagcagcagcaggcaaacAACTACGGTTACACGACGGCACAGTCCGGCAACGAGCTGATCTACCAACGGTCCACTCCGGTCGATCCGCGAGCGTACAACAATAATCAGCAACAccttcaacagcagcagcagcagcagcaacaacaacagtactaccaacagcatcaacagcagcagcagcccccgCCACATCCACCACGCGAGG ATCATCACAGTCGCAACAGTTCGGCAAAAAACAATAACGGTGCCGCTGGCGGTAGTGGTGGCTCAGCATCCGGTCCAACGCACAATGTGCTCGCCAAAACTAGTGCCGGTTTTCTGGAAAATCTAAATGCCCGACTTGCGGAACAGCGACTATCGGGCAAAGCATTTGCCGTGCGGAATCTGATCAACAGTAAAGCCCTG CCGGACCCACGGATATGCCACGAGTCGCTTATGGATCAGATAAAGCGTGGCGCTACGCTGAAACGCAACCGTACGATCAACGATCGTAGTGCACCAAAAATCCATTAG
- the LOC1276193 gene encoding uncharacterized protein DDB_G0283357 isoform X3: MDIGMDRSGTDAGMATIGSLFQHIVNEMKNSSPLWEDFIAKATKLHACLRAAIQALAAYLDAFQKIADAATNSRGATKEIGTALTRVCLRHKAVESRMKTFTTAIMDCLVVPLQEKLEDWKKQVTVIDKDHAKEYKRCRAELKKRSSDTLRLQKKAKKGAADNLHVLVESSMQDVTMRRCELEEVERKSLRAIMVEERTRYCTFVNMLQPVVHEECEVMSELGHLQEAMQLIAIVTKDPAQLPQASEELILESKANISLYPDSPGGSNSQGGCSNSLGSRKSSVCSISSINSSSSGSPGHHQFQRSLSQASTLASQSHAVSTWPPHTQDATSTVDRPHTISSAYEKGHQRPALTVYTFQSPETIAETQKSPANVACRPPLPVRCSSLERPLSTTSVKNANPNVPRQCPSPIPAHITKEHPQLQPTYVNMTELASMAASKTTNNSNNVNNNNNNNHHTSTSGNNGGASTNNVQQAASLQSHSQIPYQQQQQQQQQLHSPVLSSASSLISPDSNATNAISSPDVSACSTQTPQNTPQTGSPGTPNYSSIGCAGGGTINLGFRSTTPSSAGGGTAAVTPSESNIDTSSNHTITIDDNEEHFNNTISTTSASANITSTTTISTSDTSNNSSSNNTTTNTTTTATSSTNKPSPPHCSTVGGTADAPPKSVLDKDKDILKRTGSVLEKTSLFEQQINNNQLHQPTVPPPQQQQLSVPTSPATLSTRHNDPNALYGRRTNEEIYKSAGQLQLDRDADCIDKQTIEELNNLIGELDLFQREHENALLLQQQQQQQQQHHPHHPPQKHARHRYSNGGSGSGDPASESDTILANGVNNNHGGGMLASGHRNGSLHDAEDGLQLLEQPTTTLGGGGRLPSSISSSNSNLDEYLSNHQAADETNGSMTNLAAKYSNHNAQSADTTDYASTGGHYHRTSAYGQQQHQHQNHSIGLGLGSSAGGSTQGLDGIATGFENPSFMMENYYSQNRSEVVVLRCKDTSRNSLNNAPDDLLTGSGLMQLNGTPVDNSHQQQQQRLSSFRVTTSRPASPASMSSFFGISSRSPTPSLSLPVTANSSPQHHHHHGHNNHHHQAAAEANDPAVAPNSSNHAPSSAGPAPPYDDRINRNKPAITPRPASLSGPTRVTRRASVNTVKPPPPVRRSSSVTPSPSVGTNSTNTTTTTNLAQQSLAYTSSESLPPPPAYLLDSAAGSSPSISGNVAGTVKALNEIRHTPASPGVLRRAQQQSNPPSNQGSPTQYTNQYGTLPANRQHGHDHIPSTTSSLPPTAPTAAAVTAPQSHYPPSQHHHHHHPSTPNSFHATDSNKPLSNRSPKTNLHQQGGIYAQPKQLSTMSSFRTSSPGPQKPNSSFLAQLNAKIAPNKTPQSQSPVPYQQSQQQQQQQANNYGYTTAQSGNELIYQRSTPVDPRAYNNNQQHLQQQQQQQQQQQYYQQHQQQQQPPPHPPREGKHSIYSTSNQPTSQQHYQQQQQLHQQQQQYYQTQYQSQQQQPHQPLQYQQQPQSSPYYYQQQQQQQSQQAPHKQHQQQPQYGHVLPPAGATSSSGNSSSSAGGYPTQNIYVSTNPFVSSVQTSSGSGGGGMPVGSYSPSSFGKGTRHHHDDGASGGGASGSSTPNRTSNFLLPIRFYNTLDCVCALLFVVLFRCRVCLLFVCFVVVCCHFVLYILYIICAERYALFVCFFFVPLRSVFSSYFKHFCLHFSCFSNMHSHLKNCFLKFSGFIFSFFSVQTYTLTCVCKVMSRNCLFVI, translated from the exons aacTCAAGCCCCCTGTGGGAGGACTTCATTGCCAAAGCAACAAAGCTGCATGCATGTCTAAG gGCTGCAATCCAAGCGTTGGCGGCCTACTTGGATGCATTCCAAAAAATCGCTGATGCCGCGACCAACTCTAGAG GAGCCACCAAAGAAATTGGAACGGCACTAACGCGCGTCTGCCTGCGGCACAAGGCGGTCGAGAGCCGCATGAAAACGTTCACCACCGCGATCATGGACTGTCTGGTGGTGCCGCTGCAGGAAAAGCTGGAAGACTGGAAGAAGCAGGTGACGGTGATCGATAAAGACCATGCCAAAGAATACAAGCGGTGCCGGGCGGAGCTGAAGAAGCGCTCGAGCGACACGCTGCGGCTGCAGAAGAAGGCCAAGAAGGGTGCCGCCGACAATCTGCACGTGCTGGTCGAATCCTCCATGCAGGACGTGACGATGCGCCGCTGCGAGCTGGAGGAGGTCGAGCGAAAGTCGCTGCGGGCGATCATGGTCGAGGAGCGGACGCGATACTGCACCTTCGTCAACATGCTGCAGCCGGTGGTGCACGAGGAGTGCGAGGTGATGTCGGAGCTCGGTCACTTGCAG GAAGCCATGCAGCTGATAGCGATCGTCACGAAGGATCCCGCCCAGCTGCCGCAAGCATCGGAGGAGCTAATCCTCGAGTCGAAGGCAAACATTAGCCTCTATCCCGACTCGCCCGGTGGCTCCAACTCGCAGGGCGGCTGCTCGAACTCGCTCGGCTCGCGCAAGAGCTCCGTCTGCTCGATCAGCTCGatcaacagtagcagcagtggaTCGCCGGGCCATCATCAGTTCCAGCGATCGTTATCACAG GCCTCCACCTTAGCTAGTCAATCACATGCGGTATCAACGTGGCCACCGCACACACAGGATGCAACGTCAACCGTCGACCGTCCGCACACGATTTCGTCCGCCTACGAGAAGGGCCACCAGCGACCCGCCCTCACGGTGTACACCTTCCAGAGCCCGGAAACGATCGCCGAAACGCAAAAGTCGCCGGCAAACGTTGCCTGCCGACCGCCGCTACCAGTG cgCTGCTCCTCCCTCGAGAGACCACTCTCAACGACTTCCGTGAAGAATGCCAATCCCAACGTGCCGCGTCAGTGTCCGTCTCCGATTCCAGCGCACATTACCAAAG AACACCCACAACTTCAGCCCACCTACGTCAATATGACGGAACTGGCTTCGATGGCTGCTTCTAAAACCactaacaacagcaacaatgttaacaacaacaacaacaacaatcatcaCACATCAACAAGCGGCAACAATGGAGGTGCCAGTACGAATAACGTCCAGCAAGCGGCATCACTGCAGTCCCATTCCCAAATCCcataccagcagcagcagcaacagcaacagcaactgcACTCGCCTGTCCTCTCGTCCGCCTCCTCGCTAATCTCGCCCGATTCGAACGCGACGAACGCAATCAGCTCGCCGGACGTGTCCGCCTGCAGTACCCAGACGCCCCAGAACACGCCGCAGACCGGGTCGCCCGGTACGCCCAACTACAGCAGCATCGGCTGCGCCGGCGGCGGCACAATCAATCTCGGCTTCCGCAGCACGACACCGTCGTCGGCGGGCGGTGGCACCGCGGCCGTCACACCAAGCGAAAGTAATATTGACACTTCCTCCAACcacacgatcacgatcgaTGACAACGAGGAGCATTTTAACAACACCATCAGCACCACCTCCGCGTCCGCAAACATAACatctaccaccaccatcagcactTCCGATACTAGCAACAATTCCTCCtccaacaacaccaccaccaacaccactaccaccgcAACTAGCTCTACTAACAAACCATCTCCTCCCCACTGCTCCACCGTCGGCGGGACCGCCGACGCGCCGCCCAAAAGCGTGCTCGATAAGGACAAAGATATACTCAAACGTACCGGTTCAGTTCTAGAGAAAACGTCGCTGTTCGAGCAGCAGATCAACAACAACCAGCTGCATCAGCCGACGGTAccgccgccgcagcagcagcagctcagcGTGCCGACGTCGCCCGCCACCCTTTCGACGCGCCACAACGACCCGAACGCACTGTACGGACGACGGACGAACGAAGAAATCTACAAATCCGCCGGTCAGCTGCAGCTGGATCGCGATGCAG ACTGCATCGACAAGCAAACGATCGAAGAACTAAACAATCTGATTGGTGAATTAGATCTCTTTCAAAGAGAGCACGAAAATGCTCTGCtacttcagcagcagcagcagcaacagcagcagcaccatccaCACCATCCGCCACAGAAGCACGCCCGCCATCGGTACTCGAACGGCGGATCGGGCTCGGGCGATCCTGCATCCGAGTCCGACACGATCCTAGCGAACGGTGTGAATAACAATCATGGTGGTGGTATGCTAGCGTCCGGCCACCGCAATGGTAGCCTGCACGATGCCGAGGACGGTCTGCAGCTGCTGGAACAGCCAACCACTAccctcggtggtggtggtcggctACCGTCGTCGATCTCCTCCAGCAATAGCAATCTGGACGAGTACCTGAGCAACCATCAAGCGGCCGACGAGACGAACGGTTCGATGACGAACCTGGCGgccaagtacagcaaccacaATGCGCAGTCTGCCGACACGACCGATTATGCCAGCACGGGCGGCCACTACCACCGCACATCAGCgtacgggcagcagcagcatcaacaccAAAACCACTCGATCGGGCTCGGGCTCGGCTCGTCCGCCGGTGGCTCCACGCAGGGGCTCGATGGCATCGCGACCGGGTTCGAGAACCCCTCGTTCATGATGGAAAACTACTACAGCCAGAACCGTAGCGAGGTGGTCGTGTTGCGCTGCAAGGACACGAGCCGCAACAGTCTCAACAATGCGCCGGACGATCTGCTGACCGGGAGCGGACTGATGCAGCTGAACGGTACGCCGGTCGACAAttcgcatcagcagcagcagcaacggttaAGCTCGTTCCGCGTGACCACCTCGCGGCCAGCATCGCCCGCCTCGATGTCATCGTTCTTTGGCATTAGTTCCCGGTCGCCAACGCCGTCCCTGTCGCTGCCCGTGACGGCAAACTCGTCGccacagcatcatcatcatcatggccacaacaaccaccaccatcaggcGGCGGCCGAAGCGAATGACCCGGCGGTGGCGCCCAATTCGTCCAATCACGCACCATCGAGCGCTGGTCCGGCACCACCGTACGACGATCGTATCAATCGCAATAAACCCGCCATCACCCCGAGACCTGCATCGTTatctg GACCGACCCGTGTCACCCGACGTGCGTCCGTCAATACGGTGAAGCCGCCACCGCCGGTCCGGCGCAGCTCAAGCGTAACGCCTAGTCCTAGCGTAGGAACT aattccaccaacaccaccacaaccacaaaTCTTGCCCAGCAAAGCCTAGCTTACACCTCATCAGAAagtttaccaccaccacccgcttATCTGTTAGATTCGGCCGCCGGAAGTTCACCTAGTA TTTCAGGAAATGTGGCGGGCACGGTGAAGGCACTGAATGAAATCAGGCACACCCCGGCCAGTCCGGGCGTGTTGCGAAGGGCTCAGCAGCAGAGTAACCCTCCATCCAATCAAGGATCTCCTACG CAATACACCAACCAGTACGGTACACTGCCCGCCAACAGGCAGCATGGTCATGATCATATTCCAAGCACGACATCATCATTACCCCCGACTGCTCCTACAGCTGCTGCAGTGACTGCGCCCCAATCACACTATCCCCCATCtcaacaccatcatcaccaccaccccagTACACCAAACTCATTCCATGCCACTGATAGTAACAAGCCG CTATCGAACCGATCTCCGAAAACGAATCTCCACCAACAGGGAGGAATATACGCACAACCGAAACAGCTATCGACCATGTCCAGCTTCCGCACCTCAAGTCCTG GTCCCCAGAAGCCAAACAGTAGCTTCCTCGCACAGCTAAACGCCAAGATAGCACCGAACAAAACGCCACAATCGCAGTCACCTGTGCCCTACCAACagtcacagcagcagcagcagcagcaggcaaacAACTACGGTTACACGACGGCACAGTCCGGCAACGAGCTGATCTACCAACGGTCCACTCCGGTCGATCCGCGAGCGTACAACAATAATCAGCAACAccttcaacagcagcagcagcagcagcaacaacaacagtactaccaacagcatcaacagcagcagcagcccccgCCACATCCACCACGCGAGGGTAAACATTCAATCTATTCCACCTCTAATCAGCCCACTTCACAGCAGCactaccagcagcaacagcagctgcatcaacagcaacagcaatacTATCAAACGCAGTATCaatcgcagcagcaacaaccacatcAGCCGCTGCAGtaccagcagcaaccgcaaTCCTCGCCATACTAttaccaacaacagcagcagcagcaatcgcaaCAGGCGCCTCACaagcaacaccaacagcagccaCAGTACGGTCATGTTCTACCACCCGCCGGGGCTACTAGCAGTAGTggcaatagtagtagtagtgccgGTGGCTATCCGACGCAAAACATTTACGTCTCGACGAACCCGTTCGTCAGTTCCGTCCAAACGTCGtccggtagtggtggtggtggcatgcCAGTCGGTAGCTACTCACCTTCGTCCTTTGGCAAAGGCACACGTCATCACCATGACGACGGGGCCAGTGGGGGCGGCGCTAGTGGCAGTAGTACCCCGAATCGGACAAGTAATTTTCTCCTCCCAATCCGTTTTTACAACACTCTTGACTGTGTTTGTGCGCTTTTGTTTGTCGTTCTTTTCCGTTGCCGAGTGTGTTtgctgttcgtttgttttgtcgttgtttgttgccattttgttttatatattttatatatcaTATGTGCCGAACGTtacgctttgtttgtttgttttttttttgttccgttacgttctgttttttcttcttattttaaacatttttgtttgcatttttcatgttttagtAACATGCATTCCCACTTGAAGAATTGTTTCCTAAAATTCAGTGGatttattttctcattttttagTGTGCAAACTTATACTTTGACGTGTGTTTGTAAAGTAATGAGCCGTAATTGCTTATTCGTAATTTGA